In the Phaseolus vulgaris cultivar G19833 chromosome 7, P. vulgaris v2.0, whole genome shotgun sequence genome, one interval contains:
- the LOC137828861 gene encoding ubiquitin domain-containing protein 7SL RNA1-like — translation MDFEIDVIFEVSGGISFSIEVNRFETIREVKEKIQTIHHIPISQQYFVFNGQHLQDHLYVYTTPILHRSRIHLLITTADAANLAPPPPPPPTPPPMNCHSFPAQPLLERQPSTLPSTKMPDNASVTQRRMTTTVTLSLKMPKSTDRIRIEMDRKDTVGKLKEKIAAHQDMQGVPVNRIALQLHSRRQELKDHVALQDYAVVENPEIDVFLKPPLPVAGSRRTHPGKLKVKVLPMLTKQKIEIEVFPMDTVSVLKPKLEELQRMLGFRLPEGNGYFFIHKQRDMHEDQTFHWHGVSDGDTIETFDGFIITNPQS, via the coding sequence ATGGACTTTGAAATTGATGTTATTTTTGAGGTCTCTGGAGGGATCTCCTTCTCCATTGAAGTTAATCGCTTCGAAACAATCCgtgaagtcaaagagaagatccaAACCATCCACCATATTCCCATTTCCCAACAATATTTCGTTTTCAATGGCCAACATCTCCAAGATCATCTCTACGTTTATACCACTCCAATCCTTCACCGATCCCGCATTCATCTACTTATCACCACCGCCGATGCCGCAAACCTTGCGCCTCCTCCGCCGCCGCCGCCGACTCCACCGCCGATGAATTGCCATTCTTTTCCGGCACAACCGCTGCTGGAGCGGCAACCGTCAACACTTCCGAGCACCAAGATGCCGGATAACGCATCGGTAACGCAGCGGCGAATGACGACGACAGTGACGTTGAGCCTGAAAATGCCAAAATCCACAGATCGTATCCGTATAGAAATGGACAGAAAGGACACCGTTGGGAAGCTGAAGGAGAAGATTGCGGCGCACCAAGACATGCAAGGTGTGCCTGTGAATAGGATCGCGCTGCAGTTGCATTCAAGGCGCCAGGAATTGAAGGATCACGTGGCTCTGCAAGATTATGCGGTTGTAGAGAATCCTGAGATTGATGTGTTCTTGAAGCCGCCTCTTCCGGTGGCCGGTAGCCGCAGAACGCATCCTGGGAAGCTGAAAGTGAAGGTATTACCGATGCTAACAAAGCAGAAGATCGAGATAGAGGTGTTTCCTATGGACACGGTGTCCGTGTTGAAACCGAAGCTGGAGGAGTTGCAGCGGATGCTAGGGTTCCGTCTTCCGGAAGGTAACGGTTATTTTTTCATTCACAAACAACGAGATATGCATGAAGACCAAACATTTCATTGGCACGGAGTCAGTGACGGTGACACCATTGAAACTTTTGATGGATTCATTATAACAAACCCCCAATCTTAA
- the LOC137827990 gene encoding uncharacterized protein — MDDDGTLLPPRLRWRIQYRGKKTVDASLTPSQQTQPTTVTSPREWSTIVLKVKVPARKERVPIEMDVNDTVMKLKEKILEQKGMYAVGVERVVLQWHKEHVELVDRQLLKDFVDFDQREIDVYLKPPPRPPRTVRMKLSVVPVNSKERIEVEVRAEESVSVLRQRIEQAHRMVRFRLPTRGRYVFIHNEKTMDEKMSFRWHRVKHGDTIRMLDGYLVKNKNTLSGYMMQDQNDVAQYRS, encoded by the coding sequence ATGGATGACGACGGAACGCTGTTGCCGCcgaggttgaggtggagaataCAGTACAGAGGCAAGAAGACGGTGGATGCGTCACTGACACCGTCACAGCAGACGCAACCTACGACGGTGACCTCGCCGAGGGAGTGGTCGACAATCGTGCTGAAAGTGAAAGTGCCTGCGAGGAAAGAACGTGTTCCAATAGAAATGGACGTCAACGACACCGTTATGAAGCTGAAGGAGAAAATTCTAGAACAGAAAGGGATGTACGCCGTGGGAGTGGAGAGAGTAGTGTTGCAATGGCATAAAGAGCACGTGGAATTGGTGGACCGACAGTTGTTGAAGGATTTCGTAGATTTCGATCAACGTGAGATCGATGTGTACTTAAAGCCTCCGCCGCGACCGCCGCGGACGGTGAGGATGAAGTTGTCGGTGGTGCCGGTGAACTCGAAAGAGAGGATAGAGGTGGAGGTTAGGGCTGAGGAAAGCGTGTCGGTGTTGAGGCAGCGGATAGAGCAGGCGCACCGGATGGTTAGGTTTCGTCTTCCCACTCGCGGTCGTTATGTTTTCATTCACAATGAAAAAACGATGGACGAAAAAATGTCGTTTCGTTGGCACCGTGTTAAGCACGGTGACACCATTCGCATGCTCGATGGGTACTTGGTGAAAAATAAGAACACCCTCTCTGGATACATGATGCAAGATCAAAACGACGTCGCTCAATATCGTTCGTGA